A single region of the Malus sylvestris chromosome 8, drMalSylv7.2, whole genome shotgun sequence genome encodes:
- the LOC126633485 gene encoding glutamate receptor 2.8-like isoform X1, which produces MSAISWRLFFSCCFLLSWIFDVAVNAAGNTRIPVNVGVVVDLDTPSGKVYLSCIKMALDDFYASHAHYRTRLFLKTRNSKENIVGAAAAALDLIKNVEVQAILGPDTSMQASFVVNLANQAHVPILSFSATSLSLTSLQSPYFFRITQSDFHQVKAIRDLVKYYRWRQVVPIYVDNMYGEGIIPSLIDALQEVDAQVPYRTVIPPSATDDQIGNELHKLMTKQTRVFIVHMMPNLSSRLFSKAKEIGMMSEGYVWIITNGVGNRLWSMNPILQNAMQGVLGVETDVPKTVELNKFKMRWRRQFQQDNPAMNVLDVDCDAFALRAYDAAFALALAIEEVGMNTSFGFQKMNDSFNSTDLDTFKVSQHGLKLARVLSTTRFKGIAGDFSLVDGQLQSSTFKIVNVNVDRVRTIAFWTPESGMVKTLNSTNTSTLSISKKCNFGPIIWSGDSRYVPRGWEIPIKGKKLRIGVPVKVGYTEFVNVNKNHGTNTTKVIGFSIDVFTAVLSVLPYVFPYEFIPFENPDGTSAGSYDKLVYQVYLEKFDAVVGDITIRANRSLFVDFTMPYTESGVVMVVPIRDTRSKNAWVFLKPLTWDLWLTTLCFFIFIGFVIWVLEHRINEDFRGPPSHQISTSFWFSFSTMVFSHREKVVSNLARFLMIIWVFVVLVLTQSYTANLASLLTVQQLQPTVTEVKDLVKSGVHVGYMNGSKEIGFEESKLKAVNSMEESDEALSKGGGKGGIAAVIDETPNMKLFVAKYCSKYTMIGPIFKTGGFGFVFPKRSPLLCDVSQAVLNVTEGKKIIEFENKWFGQGSHCEDNPNLSNNSLGLESFWGLFLIAGVASIIALVIFAVSFLYNNWHILNHAEYSRASKWRRVRAMFEIFNDKDLSSHNFKSSQQRDGSAGVRDEVKASPYSNWPGSPFSYEGQQSPCTTTSHASTETTPDTT; this is translated from the exons CTCTGGATCTGATTAAAAATGTAGAAGTGCAAGCAATCCTAGGGCCAGATACATCAATGCAGGCGAGCTTCGTTGTTAATCTTGCAAACCAAGCTCATGTCCCAATTTTATCATTTTCTGCAACAAGCCTCTCTCTTACTTCTCTCCAAAGCCCTTACTTCTTCCGAATTACACAAAGCGACTTTCACCAAGTGAAAGCCATAAGAGACCTTGTCAAATATTATCGATGGAGACAAGTTGTGCCAATTTATGTAGACAATATGTACGGGGAGGGAATTATACCCTCTTTAATTGATGCACTACAAGAGGTGGATGCTCAGGTTCCCTATCGTACTGTGATTCCCCCATCAGCCACTGATGATCAAATTGGTAACGAGCTTCACAAGTTAATGACTAAGCAAACGAGAGTCTTCATTGTGCACATGATGCCTAATCTCTCCTCTAGACTATTTTCCAAGGCAAAAGAGATTGGAATGATGAGTGAAGGCTATGTTTGGATCATAACGAATGGGGTAGGAAATCGTTTATGGTCAATGAATCCTATCCTCCAAAATGCAATGCAAGGTGTATTAGGTGTGGAAACAGATGTTCCAAAAACAGTGGAGCTTAACAAATTCAAAATGCGGTGGAGAAGGCAATTCCAGCAAGACAATCCGGCCATGAATGTGCTTGATGTTGATTGTGATGCTTTTGCACTTCGGGCTTATGATGCAGCATTTGCACTAGCCTTGGCTATTGAAGAAGTTGGGATGAATACAAGTTTTGGTTTCCAAAAGATGAATGATTCCTTCAACTCAACAGATCTTGACACTTTCAAGGTCTCTCAACATGGTCTTAAACTTGCCCGAGTGTTATCAACTACTAGATTCAAAGGCATAGCTGGAGACTTTAGTCTTGTTGATGGGCAACTTCAATCATCAACCTTTAAGATAGTCAACGTAAATGTTGATAGGGTAAGAACAATTGCATTTTGGACACCGGAAAGTGGAATGGTGAAAACATTGAATTCAACAAACACAAGTACACTTTCAATTTCGAAGAAGTGCAATTTTGGACCGATTATATGGTCAGGAGATTCTCGATATGTTCCAAGGGGATGGGAGATCCCAATAAAAGGCAAGAAGTTGAGAATTGGTGTTCCTGTGAAGGTTGGTTATACAGAATTTGTTAACGTAAATAAGAATCATGGCACTAACACAACGAAAGTCATTGGGTTCAGTATTGATGTCTTTACTGCCGTACTGAGTGTATTGCCATATGTTTTTCCTTATGAGTTCATTCCCTTTGAAAATCCTGATGGAACCAGCGCTGGCAGTTACGACAAGTTGGTCTATCAAGTATATCTCGAG AAATTTGATGCTGTGGTGGGAGATATAACAATTAGAGCGAATAGATCCTTGTTTGTGGACTTCACAATGCCATACACAGAATCTGGTGTAGTGATGGTTGTGCCAATCAGAGATACGAGGAGTAAAAACGCATGGGTTTTCTTGAAGCCTTTGACATGGGACCTGTGGCTTACAACTCTttgtttcttcatcttcattggTTTTGTCATTTGGGTGCTTGAACATCGAATTAATGAAGATTTCCGTGGCCCTCCCTCGCATCAAATTAGCACAAGCTTCTGGTTCTCCTTCTCCACCATGGTCTTTTCACATA GGGAGAAAGTTGTCAGCAACTTGGCCAGATTCTTGATGATTATATGGGTATTTGTTGTGCTAGTACTCACACAAAGTTACACAGCTAATTTAGCATCATTATTAACAGTCCAACAGCTCCAACCAACGGTCACTGAGGTAAAGGATCTTGTAAAAAGTGGGGTTCATGTTGGTTACATGAATGGTTCTAAAGAAATCGGTTTTGAAGAGTCAAAGCTTAAGGCTGTTAATTCCATGGAAGAATCTGATGAAGCTCTTTCCAAAGGGGGTGGAAAGGGTGGTATTGCTGCTGTTATTGATGAAACCCCCAACATGAAGCTTTTTGTTGCAAAGTATTGTTCCAAATATACGATGATTGGTCCAATCTTCAAGACTGGTGGCTTTGGCTTT GTGTTTCCAAAGCGTTCTCCTCTTTTATGTGATGTTTCACAGGCAGTCCTAAATGTGACCGAAGGAAAGAAGATcattgaatttgaaaacaagtgGTTCGGTCAAGGAAGCCATTGTGAAGATAATCCAAATCTCTCAAACAACAGTCTTGGGCTTGAAAGCTTTTGGGGTCTATTCCTCATCGCCGGGGTGGCTTCAATTATTGCTCTAGTCATATTTGCAGTTTCATTTCTTTACAATAATTGGCATATCTTAAATCATGCTGAATATTCAAGAGCTTCGAAATGGAGAAGGGTTCGAGCCATGTTTGAAATTTTCAATGACAAAGATCTTAGCTCCCATAATTTTAAAAGCAGTCAACAACGAGATGGAAGTGCTGGTGTTCGAGATGAAGTTAAGGCCTCGCCTTATAGCAACTGGCCTGGAAGTCCATTCAGCTACGAAGGGCAACAATCTCCATGCACTACTACTAGTCATGCATCTACGGAGACAACTCCTGATACAACTTAA
- the LOC126633485 gene encoding glutamate receptor 2.8-like isoform X2: protein MALDDFYASHAHYRTRLFLKTRNSKENIVGAAAAALDLIKNVEVQAILGPDTSMQASFVVNLANQAHVPILSFSATSLSLTSLQSPYFFRITQSDFHQVKAIRDLVKYYRWRQVVPIYVDNMYGEGIIPSLIDALQEVDAQVPYRTVIPPSATDDQIGNELHKLMTKQTRVFIVHMMPNLSSRLFSKAKEIGMMSEGYVWIITNGVGNRLWSMNPILQNAMQGVLGVETDVPKTVELNKFKMRWRRQFQQDNPAMNVLDVDCDAFALRAYDAAFALALAIEEVGMNTSFGFQKMNDSFNSTDLDTFKVSQHGLKLARVLSTTRFKGIAGDFSLVDGQLQSSTFKIVNVNVDRVRTIAFWTPESGMVKTLNSTNTSTLSISKKCNFGPIIWSGDSRYVPRGWEIPIKGKKLRIGVPVKVGYTEFVNVNKNHGTNTTKVIGFSIDVFTAVLSVLPYVFPYEFIPFENPDGTSAGSYDKLVYQVYLEKFDAVVGDITIRANRSLFVDFTMPYTESGVVMVVPIRDTRSKNAWVFLKPLTWDLWLTTLCFFIFIGFVIWVLEHRINEDFRGPPSHQISTSFWFSFSTMVFSHREKVVSNLARFLMIIWVFVVLVLTQSYTANLASLLTVQQLQPTVTEVKDLVKSGVHVGYMNGSKEIGFEESKLKAVNSMEESDEALSKGGGKGGIAAVIDETPNMKLFVAKYCSKYTMIGPIFKTGGFGFVFPKRSPLLCDVSQAVLNVTEGKKIIEFENKWFGQGSHCEDNPNLSNNSLGLESFWGLFLIAGVASIIALVIFAVSFLYNNWHILNHAEYSRASKWRRVRAMFEIFNDKDLSSHNFKSSQQRDGSAGVRDEVKASPYSNWPGSPFSYEGQQSPCTTTSHASTETTPDTT from the exons CTCTGGATCTGATTAAAAATGTAGAAGTGCAAGCAATCCTAGGGCCAGATACATCAATGCAGGCGAGCTTCGTTGTTAATCTTGCAAACCAAGCTCATGTCCCAATTTTATCATTTTCTGCAACAAGCCTCTCTCTTACTTCTCTCCAAAGCCCTTACTTCTTCCGAATTACACAAAGCGACTTTCACCAAGTGAAAGCCATAAGAGACCTTGTCAAATATTATCGATGGAGACAAGTTGTGCCAATTTATGTAGACAATATGTACGGGGAGGGAATTATACCCTCTTTAATTGATGCACTACAAGAGGTGGATGCTCAGGTTCCCTATCGTACTGTGATTCCCCCATCAGCCACTGATGATCAAATTGGTAACGAGCTTCACAAGTTAATGACTAAGCAAACGAGAGTCTTCATTGTGCACATGATGCCTAATCTCTCCTCTAGACTATTTTCCAAGGCAAAAGAGATTGGAATGATGAGTGAAGGCTATGTTTGGATCATAACGAATGGGGTAGGAAATCGTTTATGGTCAATGAATCCTATCCTCCAAAATGCAATGCAAGGTGTATTAGGTGTGGAAACAGATGTTCCAAAAACAGTGGAGCTTAACAAATTCAAAATGCGGTGGAGAAGGCAATTCCAGCAAGACAATCCGGCCATGAATGTGCTTGATGTTGATTGTGATGCTTTTGCACTTCGGGCTTATGATGCAGCATTTGCACTAGCCTTGGCTATTGAAGAAGTTGGGATGAATACAAGTTTTGGTTTCCAAAAGATGAATGATTCCTTCAACTCAACAGATCTTGACACTTTCAAGGTCTCTCAACATGGTCTTAAACTTGCCCGAGTGTTATCAACTACTAGATTCAAAGGCATAGCTGGAGACTTTAGTCTTGTTGATGGGCAACTTCAATCATCAACCTTTAAGATAGTCAACGTAAATGTTGATAGGGTAAGAACAATTGCATTTTGGACACCGGAAAGTGGAATGGTGAAAACATTGAATTCAACAAACACAAGTACACTTTCAATTTCGAAGAAGTGCAATTTTGGACCGATTATATGGTCAGGAGATTCTCGATATGTTCCAAGGGGATGGGAGATCCCAATAAAAGGCAAGAAGTTGAGAATTGGTGTTCCTGTGAAGGTTGGTTATACAGAATTTGTTAACGTAAATAAGAATCATGGCACTAACACAACGAAAGTCATTGGGTTCAGTATTGATGTCTTTACTGCCGTACTGAGTGTATTGCCATATGTTTTTCCTTATGAGTTCATTCCCTTTGAAAATCCTGATGGAACCAGCGCTGGCAGTTACGACAAGTTGGTCTATCAAGTATATCTCGAG AAATTTGATGCTGTGGTGGGAGATATAACAATTAGAGCGAATAGATCCTTGTTTGTGGACTTCACAATGCCATACACAGAATCTGGTGTAGTGATGGTTGTGCCAATCAGAGATACGAGGAGTAAAAACGCATGGGTTTTCTTGAAGCCTTTGACATGGGACCTGTGGCTTACAACTCTttgtttcttcatcttcattggTTTTGTCATTTGGGTGCTTGAACATCGAATTAATGAAGATTTCCGTGGCCCTCCCTCGCATCAAATTAGCACAAGCTTCTGGTTCTCCTTCTCCACCATGGTCTTTTCACATA GGGAGAAAGTTGTCAGCAACTTGGCCAGATTCTTGATGATTATATGGGTATTTGTTGTGCTAGTACTCACACAAAGTTACACAGCTAATTTAGCATCATTATTAACAGTCCAACAGCTCCAACCAACGGTCACTGAGGTAAAGGATCTTGTAAAAAGTGGGGTTCATGTTGGTTACATGAATGGTTCTAAAGAAATCGGTTTTGAAGAGTCAAAGCTTAAGGCTGTTAATTCCATGGAAGAATCTGATGAAGCTCTTTCCAAAGGGGGTGGAAAGGGTGGTATTGCTGCTGTTATTGATGAAACCCCCAACATGAAGCTTTTTGTTGCAAAGTATTGTTCCAAATATACGATGATTGGTCCAATCTTCAAGACTGGTGGCTTTGGCTTT GTGTTTCCAAAGCGTTCTCCTCTTTTATGTGATGTTTCACAGGCAGTCCTAAATGTGACCGAAGGAAAGAAGATcattgaatttgaaaacaagtgGTTCGGTCAAGGAAGCCATTGTGAAGATAATCCAAATCTCTCAAACAACAGTCTTGGGCTTGAAAGCTTTTGGGGTCTATTCCTCATCGCCGGGGTGGCTTCAATTATTGCTCTAGTCATATTTGCAGTTTCATTTCTTTACAATAATTGGCATATCTTAAATCATGCTGAATATTCAAGAGCTTCGAAATGGAGAAGGGTTCGAGCCATGTTTGAAATTTTCAATGACAAAGATCTTAGCTCCCATAATTTTAAAAGCAGTCAACAACGAGATGGAAGTGCTGGTGTTCGAGATGAAGTTAAGGCCTCGCCTTATAGCAACTGGCCTGGAAGTCCATTCAGCTACGAAGGGCAACAATCTCCATGCACTACTACTAGTCATGCATCTACGGAGACAACTCCTGATACAACTTAA